A region of Hoplias malabaricus isolate fHopMal1 chromosome 12, fHopMal1.hap1, whole genome shotgun sequence DNA encodes the following proteins:
- the cd247l gene encoding CD247 antigen like isoform X2 encodes MGLSDPVTCYILDAFLLLYCIIFTGLYFRIKFSRMRTNSLPADEPVYEGLKTDEVNDEYQTLEPQSSQASGPTRRNRAQQEESQYEALKSPTNDDYQEIKSKGKPHKSKGKAKESGAKSRKDAAEAFEMETVPSIPSRS; translated from the exons ATGGGTTTGAGTGACCCTGTCACGTGTTATATCCTGGATGCATTTCTGCTGCtttactgcatcattttcaCTGGACTGTACTTCAGAATAAAG TTTTCAAGAATGCGGACTAATAGCTTACCAGCAGATGAGCCCGTCTATGAG GGTCTGAAAACAGATGAGGTGAATGATGAGTATCAAACTCTGGAGCCTCAAAGCAGCCAGGCTAGCGGCCCTACGAGAAGA aATCGAGCACAGCAGGAGGAAAGCCAGTATGAG GCATTGAAATCTCCAACAAATGACGATTACCAGGAGATCAAAAGTAAAGGCAAG CCTCACAAAAGTAAGGGCAAAGCCAAAGAG TCTGGCGCTAAGAGCAGGAAGGATGCAGCCGAGGCCTTTGAGATGGAGACCGTTCCATCTATACCTTCACGCAGCTGA
- the cd247l gene encoding CD247 antigen like isoform X1: protein MGLSDPVTCYILDAFLLLYCIIFTGLYFRIKFSRMRTNSLPADEPVYEGLKTDEVNDEYQTLEPQSSQASGPTRRQNRAQQEESQYEALKSPTNDDYQEIKSKGKPHKSKGKAKESGAKSRKDAAEAFEMETVPSIPSRS, encoded by the exons ATGGGTTTGAGTGACCCTGTCACGTGTTATATCCTGGATGCATTTCTGCTGCtttactgcatcattttcaCTGGACTGTACTTCAGAATAAAG TTTTCAAGAATGCGGACTAATAGCTTACCAGCAGATGAGCCCGTCTATGAG GGTCTGAAAACAGATGAGGTGAATGATGAGTATCAAACTCTGGAGCCTCAAAGCAGCCAGGCTAGCGGCCCTACGAGAAGA cagaATCGAGCACAGCAGGAGGAAAGCCAGTATGAG GCATTGAAATCTCCAACAAATGACGATTACCAGGAGATCAAAAGTAAAGGCAAG CCTCACAAAAGTAAGGGCAAAGCCAAAGAG TCTGGCGCTAAGAGCAGGAAGGATGCAGCCGAGGCCTTTGAGATGGAGACCGTTCCATCTATACCTTCACGCAGCTGA